The Flammeovirga pectinis genomic interval AATGGCGTAATGCTAAACATTGTAACTACCTATGCTTCTACTGGATCAGGATATGTTGTGCCTTCTGCTGTGTCTAAAGCTGGAGTTTTAGCACTCACTAGATCTTTAGCGGTAGAATGGGCCAAGTATGGTATTCGTTCCAATGCAATTGCTCCAGGACCTTTTCCTACTAAAGGTGCATGGGACCGTTTATTTCCAGAAAATCTTAGAAAACAATTTGACGAAGCTGGTAAAGTACCGATTGGTAGAGTTGGCGAACATCAAGAACTTGCTAATCTAGCTGCTTATTTAATGTCAGATTTTTCTGCTTATGTAAATGGTGAAGTGGTTACTATTGATGGTGGAGAATGGCTTAAAGGCGCTGGAGAATTTAATCATTTAGATACAATACCGAGCCCTGTTTGGGATGATATTGCTGCTACAATAAAAAGTAACACAAAGAAAAAATAAAATAAAAAAGAGCGATAAAGTGGTAAACCTTATCGCTCTTCTTTTACAGTAAAATAATTACTATTTGTTATCTTCATCAAGAGACCCTAAAGCTGCTTCTTTTGCATCATTAGCTCTTTTTATTCTTCTAGAGATTTCATCAACATTCATTTTTTCTTGAATTAAGAATGCCGATTTATATTTCTTTTTAATAGATGTATGTACACCATGTGCAGTTAATCTATCAAAATAGTATCCTGCTCTTACTTTATAATTTGGTTGTTCAAAAGTTA includes:
- a CDS encoding SDR family oxidoreductase is translated as MYNKPMLRDDALSGKTYIVTGGATGLGKSMTKYFLELGANVTICSRKEENLEATANELEEVTGKRPFYVVCDVRKYDQIENVIAETAKKFGKIDGLLNNAAGNFISPTERLSHKAFDTIVDIVLQGTYYFTLAIGKHWIANGDNGVMLNIVTTYASTGSGYVVPSAVSKAGVLALTRSLAVEWAKYGIRSNAIAPGPFPTKGAWDRLFPENLRKQFDEAGKVPIGRVGEHQELANLAAYLMSDFSAYVNGEVVTIDGGEWLKGAGEFNHLDTIPSPVWDDIAATIKSNTKKK